A stretch of the Nicotiana tabacum cultivar K326 chromosome 6, ASM71507v2, whole genome shotgun sequence genome encodes the following:
- the LOC107807201 gene encoding alpha-1,3-arabinosyltransferase XAT3-like yields MYNPILAKSFSNYERKTFGCGAFIVILIIVFSSCMVFKPHLPPLSVNGDAMNLQLSINAAEDMLVTKDTTLLKKLETEKKDAKPMCNVLEPLSDYCETKGDIRVQGKSSTVFVVSHDFNISIGNNSWTIQPYPRKGNAGAMTKVKSWSIKLVDDGENIPKCSIYHGYPAVLFSLGGYSGNHFHDFSDLLIPIFSNSRHFNSEVHFLATDYKSWWIGKYRTLLNMLSKHKILDIDNDNEVHCFPSMVTGLKSHKEFSIDSSKFPNGVSMRDFRHFLRSSFSLTRAEAIKLSKDVGKRPRLMIMSRKKSRILLNEGEVRKMAEDLGYEVVLAEANLSTNLSRFTQTVNSCDVILGVHGAGLTNMVFLPDNAVLIQLVPLGAMDNLAKRDFGDPAGEMNIRYLDYKIGVNESSLVEQYPLDHIIFKNPSSFYRKGWDAFRSIYLDKQNVKVDIKRFKSTLVEAQQLLATS; encoded by the exons atgtatAATCCTATACTGGCAAAGAGCTTTAGCAACTATGAACGTAAAACATTTGGGTGTGGTGCTTTTATTGTAATCTTGATTATTGTGTTTAGCAGTTGCATGGTTTTCAAGCCTCATTTGCCTCCTCTATCTGTTA ATGGTGATGCCATGAATTTACAATTATCTATAAATGCTGCTGAAGATATGCTGGTGACCAAGGACACGACCCTTCTCAAGAAATTAG AAACTGAGAAAAAGGATGCTAAGCCAATGTGTAATGTCTTAGAACCATTGTCTGATTACTGTGAGACTAAAGGAGACATAAGAGTCCAAGGAAAATCCTCAACAGTTTTCGTTGTGTCACATGATTTCAACATCTCTATTGGGAACAATTCATGGACAATACAACCTTATCCAAGAAAAGGAAATGCAGGAGCAATGACAAAAGTTAAATCTTGGTCAATAAAATTAGTAGACGACGGCGAAAATATCCCAAAATGCAGTATATATCATGGCTATCCAGCAGTTTTATTTTCACTTGGAGGATATTCAGGGAACCATTTTCATGATTTCTCAGATTTACTCATTCCAATCTTTTCAAATTCGCGACATTTTAATTCAGAAGTGCATTTTCTTGCCACGGATTACAAATCTTGGTGGATAGGTAAGTACAGGACATTGCTCAATATGTTGTCTAAGCACAAAATTCTTGACATTGACAATGACAACGAGGTACATTGTTTTCCTAGTATGGTAACTGGCCTTAAATCTCACAAAGAATTCAGCATTGATTCCTCAAAATTCCCAAATGGGGTGTCAATGCGCGATTTCAGACATTTCTTGAGGAGTTCATTTTCTCTGACGAGAGCCGAGGCCATTAAATTGAGCAAAGATGTTGGTAAAAGGCCACGGTTGATGATTATGTCAAGGAAAAAATCGCGAATTTTATTAAATGAGGGTGAAGTTAGAAAAATGGCTGAAGATTTAGGATACGAGGTTGTCCTAGCAGAGGCTAACCTTAGTACAAATTTGTCAAGATTCACGCAAACTGTTAATTcttgtgatgttattttgggagtGCATGGAGCTGGATTAACAAACATGGTTTTTCTCCCAGATAATGCAGTTTTAATTCAGTTAGTTCCTTTAGGAGCAATGGATAATTTGGCTAAACGTGATTTTGGAGATCCAGCAGGAGAAATGAACATAAGGTATTTGGATTATAAGATTGGTGTAAATGAGAGTTCTTTGGTTGAACAATATCCACTTGATCATATTATTTTCAAgaatccatcttcattttatAGGAAAGGATGGGATGCATTTAGATCAATTTACTTGGATAAACAGAATGTAAAAGTTGATATCAAAAGGTTTAAGTCCACTTTGGTAGAAGCTCAACAGCTTCTAGCCACTTCTTGA